The Bosea vestrisii genome segment ACTTCCGCACGGTCGACGTGATGACGCCGTTTGTCGCCGGACTTCTGGGCCTTGGCATCCAGCAGGGGGCCTACACGTCCGAGGTCGTCCGCGCCGGTCTGCTGTCGGTCGATCGCGGCCAGTACGAAGCGGCGCAGGCGATCGGCATGACCCGCCTGCGCATGCTCAGGCGCATCGTGATGCCGCAGGCGATGCGCGTCATTGTTCCGCCGGTCGGCAACGAGTTCATCGGAATGGTGAAGCTGACCTCGCTGGCGAGCGTGATCCAGTACTCCGAGATGCTCCATGCGGCGCAGACGATCTATTACGCGAATTCCCGCGTGCTCGAACTGCTCGTGGTCGCCAGCATCTGGTACCTCGCCGTCGTCTCGGTGCTGAGCTTCGGCCAGAGCTTCGTCGAGCGCTATTTCGGGCGCGGCGTCGCCCCTGTCCGCCATGGCTTGTGACAGGAGCGCCACATGAATCCAAGCACCACCTCCGTCTCCACCACCCCGATCGTGCGGGCGATCGACCTCTGCAAGCACTTTGGAAACTTCGAGGCGCTCAAGAACGTCAATCTGGAGGTCAATCCTGGCGAGGTCGTCTGCATCATCGGTCCGTCCGGTTCAGGCAAGAGCACGCTCCTGCGCTGCATCAACCAGCTCGAGCAGATCGATGGCGGCGCCATCTGGGTCAACGCCGAATTGATCGGGTATCGCCGCGAAGGGACCAAACTCTATCACCTGACGGACGCCGAGATCGCTCGGCAGCGGCAATGCGTGGGCATGGTCTTCCAGCGCTTCAACCTGTTCCCGCACTTCACGGCACTGGAGAACGTCACGGAAGGTCCGGTCCAGGTCCTGGGCGAACCGTTGAAGCAGGCGCAGGCCCGTGGCCGGGCGCTGCTTGCCCAGGTCGGTCTGGCCGACAAGGAAAACGCTTATCCGTCCGAACTGTCGGGCGGTCAGCAACAGCGTG includes the following:
- a CDS encoding amino acid ABC transporter permease is translated as MSQLPADAYKIAHYTIVPRRHYGRIIATILIIAVLVALGRAFAVGDIEWRYVGMFLTAPAIMTGLVNTILLAICAMVLGVVLGVLFAVMRLSKNPVLSTVAKLYVWLFRGAPALLQLLIWFNLALIFPRIAFPGLFDFRTVDVMTPFVAGLLGLGIQQGAYTSEVVRAGLLSVDRGQYEAAQAIGMTRLRMLRRIVMPQAMRVIVPPVGNEFIGMVKLTSLASVIQYSEMLHAAQTIYYANSRVLELLVVASIWYLAVVSVLSFGQSFVERYFGRGVAPVRHGL
- a CDS encoding amino acid ABC transporter ATP-binding protein, encoding MNPSTTSVSTTPIVRAIDLCKHFGNFEALKNVNLEVNPGEVVCIIGPSGSGKSTLLRCINQLEQIDGGAIWVNAELIGYRREGTKLYHLTDAEIARQRQCVGMVFQRFNLFPHFTALENVTEGPVQVLGEPLKQAQARGRALLAQVGLADKENAYPSELSGGQQQRVAIARGLAMRPEIMLFDEPTSALDPELVGDVLAVMKDLAISGMTMVVVTHELGFAREVADRIVFMDQGEIIEVGPAQEVLSSPSQKRTQNFIAAVRA